One Mycolicibacter sp. MU0083 DNA window includes the following coding sequences:
- a CDS encoding MarR family winged helix-turn-helix transcriptional regulator, with product MTRPSRRRTASDLPGLDIAEQRSWQNYLHAALRFHTAMDRCLTEAHHLSVIDMRVLDILDRSADGAARMGDLADALAANPHHMTKRIHRLEERGLVQREQNSADRRGVVARITEEGRSVAVHASRDYAQGVKAHLIGSLSRRQLTTLEENCRRINVGLGQTKPTL from the coding sequence ATGACGCGCCCGTCCCGTCGTCGCACGGCCAGCGATCTGCCGGGCCTCGACATCGCCGAACAACGGTCATGGCAGAACTATCTGCACGCCGCGTTGCGGTTTCACACCGCAATGGACCGCTGTCTCACCGAAGCGCACCACCTCTCGGTGATCGACATGCGGGTCCTCGACATTCTCGACAGGTCCGCCGACGGTGCCGCGCGGATGGGGGATCTGGCCGATGCTCTGGCGGCGAATCCGCATCATATGACCAAGCGCATCCACCGGCTTGAGGAGCGGGGTCTGGTTCAGCGCGAACAGAATTCCGCGGATCGACGCGGCGTGGTGGCCCGGATCACCGAAGAGGGACGCAGCGTGGCGGTGCACGCCAGCCGCGATTACGCCCAGGGGGTCAAGGCCCATCTCATCGGTTCGTTGTCTCGCCGCCAGCTCACCACCCTCGAGGAGAACTGCCGCCGTATCAATGTCGGTCTGGGTCAGACGAAGCCGACGCTCTAG
- a CDS encoding NAD(P)H-quinone oxidoreductase → MRAIVVESPEVLTWQEVPDVAPGPGEVLIRVAAAGVNRADLLQVMGVYPPPPGASEIVGLEVSGVIAAVGDEVTSWSVGQEVCALLTGGGYAEFVAVDARQVLPVPAGVSLEDAAGLPEVACTVWSNLVMTAGLSEGQLLLVHGGASGVGSHAIQVARQLGAWVAVTAGSEAKLEFCRELGAEIAINYRDEDFVARVREAGGADVILDIMGAVYLDRNVDALADDGKLVIIGMQGGVKGELNIGKLINRRTRVIGTALRGRPVDGPHGKGAVVEAVTREVWPMIGDGRIKPVIGARLSIEQAGEAHRLLASGDVTGKVVLTV, encoded by the coding sequence ATGCGTGCCATCGTCGTCGAATCGCCCGAGGTCCTGACATGGCAAGAGGTGCCCGATGTGGCACCCGGCCCCGGTGAGGTGCTGATCCGGGTGGCCGCGGCCGGGGTCAACCGAGCCGACCTGCTGCAGGTGATGGGGGTGTATCCGCCCCCGCCGGGGGCCAGCGAGATCGTCGGCCTGGAGGTCTCCGGGGTGATCGCCGCCGTCGGTGACGAGGTTACGAGTTGGTCGGTGGGACAAGAAGTCTGCGCGTTGCTGACCGGCGGCGGCTATGCCGAATTCGTGGCGGTGGACGCCCGGCAGGTGTTGCCGGTGCCGGCCGGGGTGAGCCTGGAGGACGCCGCGGGGCTTCCCGAGGTGGCCTGCACGGTCTGGTCGAACCTGGTGATGACGGCCGGCCTGTCCGAGGGCCAACTGCTGCTGGTGCACGGCGGCGCCAGCGGGGTGGGCAGCCACGCCATCCAGGTGGCCCGCCAGTTGGGCGCGTGGGTGGCAGTGACGGCCGGGTCGGAGGCCAAGCTGGAATTCTGTCGGGAACTGGGTGCGGAGATCGCGATCAACTACCGCGACGAGGACTTCGTGGCACGGGTCCGCGAGGCCGGCGGCGCCGACGTCATCTTGGACATCATGGGCGCGGTCTACCTGGATCGCAACGTCGATGCGCTCGCCGACGACGGGAAACTGGTGATCATCGGGATGCAGGGTGGGGTCAAGGGTGAGCTCAACATCGGCAAGTTGATCAATCGGCGCACCCGGGTAATCGGGACCGCGCTGCGCGGACGGCCGGTGGACGGCCCGCACGGCAAGGGCGCCGTCGTCGAGGCGGTCACCCGTGAGGTGTGGCCGATGATCGGCGACGGCCGGATCAAGCCGGTGATCGGTGCTCGGCTGTCCATTGAGCAGGCCGGCGAGGCGCATCGACTGCTGGCGTCGGGGGATGTGACCGGCAAGGTCGTGCTGACGGTGTAG
- a CDS encoding GNAT family N-acetyltransferase produces the protein MSTRMPRQRIDVSDEVLMVPAPPLPILDEPYSIRFADQDGDAAMISEWMNRPHLAQTWGYAYPPDQWQRHLDVQFGGSYSRPYVYSVNGEPLGYMELFRAAKDDLSTIYDADPYDVGLHGAMADPNMVEKGHGKNIFGPLVSSIFAAEPQCRRVIGDSQAAGSYGRRFWERRGGAFLGEHYMSTWDQHIVLFAWPRTPDDIPGYRESS, from the coding sequence ATGAGTACCCGGATGCCGCGGCAGCGGATCGACGTCAGCGACGAGGTTCTGATGGTTCCCGCGCCGCCGCTTCCGATCCTCGACGAGCCGTACAGCATTCGTTTCGCAGACCAAGACGGCGACGCCGCGATGATCTCCGAATGGATGAACCGACCGCACCTTGCCCAGACATGGGGCTACGCGTACCCGCCCGACCAGTGGCAGCGGCATCTGGACGTCCAATTCGGGGGCAGCTATTCGCGTCCCTACGTCTACAGCGTCAACGGTGAGCCGCTCGGGTACATGGAGTTGTTCCGTGCCGCAAAGGATGACCTGTCCACCATTTACGACGCCGATCCATACGACGTGGGCTTACACGGCGCCATGGCGGATCCCAACATGGTTGAAAAGGGCCACGGGAAGAACATCTTCGGTCCGTTGGTCTCGAGTATCTTTGCGGCCGAACCGCAATGCCGACGTGTCATCGGAGACTCCCAGGCCGCCGGCTCCTACGGCCGTCGATTCTGGGAACGGCGCGGCGGCGCCTTCCTGGGCGAACACTACATGTCCACGTGGGATCAACACATCGTGCTGTTCGCCTGGCCGCGGACCCCTGACGACATCCCTGGCTATCGCGAGTCCTCTTAA
- a CDS encoding GNAT family N-acetyltransferase: MSSLMARQLANVSEEVRAVPPPPLPVFPEPYSVRFADPDGDAELISDWMNRPHLAETWHYDYPADQWRQHLGIQFSGSYSRPYVISIDDRPMAYMELFRAAQDDVSVLYDAHPYDVGLHIAFGEFSMLKRGHGGPLFFALVNSMFEIEPQCRRIIGDTHAAEDSLGRRAWQHRGGTFLGEHFVPKWNQRIALFCWPRTPEDIPIHSADA; encoded by the coding sequence ATGAGTTCGCTGATGGCACGGCAGCTGGCGAACGTGTCCGAGGAGGTTCGCGCCGTTCCACCGCCGCCGCTGCCGGTGTTCCCCGAGCCGTACAGTGTGCGTTTCGCCGACCCGGACGGCGACGCGGAGTTGATCTCCGACTGGATGAACCGGCCGCACCTGGCCGAGACATGGCATTACGACTACCCGGCCGACCAATGGCGCCAGCATCTGGGCATCCAGTTCTCCGGCAGTTACTCCCGGCCGTACGTCATCAGCATCGACGACCGTCCCATGGCCTACATGGAGCTGTTCCGAGCCGCCCAAGACGACGTCTCCGTCCTCTACGACGCGCATCCTTATGACGTCGGGTTGCACATCGCCTTCGGCGAGTTCAGCATGCTCAAGCGCGGGCACGGGGGTCCGCTGTTCTTCGCCCTCGTCAACAGCATGTTCGAGATCGAACCGCAATGCCGGCGGATCATCGGAGACACCCACGCTGCGGAAGACTCGTTGGGACGCCGCGCCTGGCAGCACCGTGGCGGCACCTTCCTGGGCGAGCACTTCGTACCGAAGTGGAACCAGCGCATCGCGCTGTTCTGCTGGCCGAGGACGCCGGAGGACATTCCGATCCACAGCGCAGACGCCTAA